One genomic window of Fundidesulfovibrio soli includes the following:
- a CDS encoding penicillin-binding protein 1A, with product MRKALLIFAILIVLGILGAGLGLVGVYFWAASDLPGFKNLTEYKPPVVSTVYTHDGKVLGNLFAEKRFLSSLSEMPAFLPKAFLAAEDASFYQHEGVDPLAIFRAFLKNVQHGGMRQGGSTITQQLVKRLLLSPEKSLKRKIKEAILAYRLERYLTKDEILTIYLNQIYLGSRAYGVEAASRTYFGVHVGQLTIAQAAILAGLPQAPSRYSPLRDFEAAKGRQRYVLGRMLENNWITQQEHDAALKEQLVFKSMDDQPSWGVGAYYLEEVRRWLLDKFGEDMVYTGGLKVVTGCDLVHQEAAEKALRKALVDSSKRRGWKGTLDTLTPDKWGEFLAQDVNPELLKTGHWVKALVTEASAKGLTVKYGKSVGFVDAKFLGWTRGKGPKAGEVVFVSLAPPEPKAKTPNPKAPKAGEDLILQQEPDVQGAFVSLDPRDGVVLACVGGFSFEKSQFNRATQALRQCGSAFKPIVYSAAIDEGMTPATVVMDSPFVYEDPVTHKIWKPENYEGGFQGPMSLRAALAKSRNLVTIRVAQQIGIQKVIKRAKEMGIDTDLPPYLPISLGAASVHLINLCQAYTSFPNGGQQVKPRFVLSVQGPDGQELYRSEPELHEAMSPQTAFIMTSMLREVVRAGTAGKAMAIGKPIAGKTGTTNDEQDVWFIGFTPYLLSGVYLGFDQPQSMGKGEAGGSAALPAFVDYRMAVEPYYPTVDFAAPPGIVWASVDGVSMPFKEGQDKSAFAGIIGGEGNVNFSDPNAPLATGEQLLKQMY from the coding sequence ATGCGTAAAGCACTGTTGATATTTGCGATTCTTATCGTTCTTGGCATCCTTGGCGCTGGCCTGGGGCTTGTCGGCGTCTACTTCTGGGCCGCAAGCGACCTGCCGGGATTTAAGAACCTCACGGAATACAAACCTCCGGTGGTCTCCACCGTGTACACCCACGACGGCAAGGTCCTGGGCAACCTCTTCGCGGAGAAGCGGTTCCTTTCCTCCCTGTCGGAGATGCCCGCCTTCCTGCCCAAAGCCTTCCTGGCCGCCGAGGACGCCTCCTTCTATCAGCACGAAGGCGTGGACCCGCTGGCCATCTTCCGGGCCTTCCTCAAGAACGTGCAGCACGGCGGGATGCGTCAGGGCGGCTCCACCATCACGCAGCAGTTGGTCAAACGGCTGCTTCTCTCCCCGGAAAAGAGCCTCAAGCGCAAGATCAAGGAAGCCATCCTGGCCTACCGCCTGGAGCGCTACCTCACCAAGGACGAGATCCTCACCATCTATCTCAACCAGATCTATCTGGGCTCCCGCGCCTACGGCGTGGAGGCCGCGTCGCGCACCTACTTCGGCGTGCACGTGGGCCAGTTGACCATCGCCCAAGCGGCCATCCTGGCGGGCCTGCCCCAGGCGCCCAGCCGCTACAGCCCCCTGCGCGACTTCGAGGCCGCAAAGGGCCGCCAGCGCTATGTGCTGGGCCGCATGCTGGAGAACAACTGGATCACCCAGCAGGAGCATGACGCCGCCCTCAAGGAGCAACTGGTCTTCAAGAGCATGGACGACCAGCCCAGCTGGGGCGTGGGCGCCTACTACCTTGAAGAGGTGCGCCGCTGGCTGCTGGATAAGTTCGGCGAGGACATGGTCTACACGGGCGGGCTCAAGGTGGTCACCGGCTGCGACCTGGTCCACCAGGAGGCGGCCGAGAAGGCCCTGCGCAAGGCCCTGGTGGATTCCTCCAAGCGCCGAGGCTGGAAGGGCACCCTGGACACCCTCACCCCGGACAAGTGGGGCGAGTTCCTGGCCCAGGACGTGAACCCCGAGCTTCTCAAGACCGGGCACTGGGTCAAGGCGCTGGTCACCGAGGCCTCGGCCAAGGGGCTCACCGTCAAGTACGGCAAGAGCGTGGGGTTCGTGGACGCCAAGTTCCTGGGCTGGACCAGGGGCAAGGGCCCCAAGGCGGGCGAGGTGGTCTTCGTCTCCCTGGCCCCGCCGGAACCCAAGGCCAAAACACCCAACCCCAAGGCCCCCAAGGCCGGGGAAGACCTGATCCTGCAGCAGGAGCCGGACGTGCAGGGGGCCTTCGTCTCCCTCGACCCGCGCGACGGCGTGGTGCTGGCCTGCGTGGGCGGCTTCTCCTTCGAGAAGAGCCAGTTCAACCGCGCCACCCAGGCCCTGCGCCAGTGCGGCTCGGCCTTCAAGCCCATCGTCTACTCCGCGGCCATCGACGAGGGTATGACCCCGGCCACCGTGGTCATGGACAGCCCCTTCGTCTATGAGGACCCGGTCACCCACAAGATCTGGAAACCGGAAAACTACGAGGGCGGCTTCCAGGGGCCCATGTCCCTGCGCGCGGCCTTGGCGAAGTCACGAAATCTCGTGACCATCCGGGTTGCACAGCAGATCGGCATCCAGAAGGTCATCAAGCGCGCCAAGGAAATGGGCATCGACACCGACCTGCCGCCCTATCTGCCCATCAGCCTGGGCGCGGCCTCCGTGCACCTGATCAACCTCTGCCAGGCCTATACCTCCTTCCCCAACGGCGGGCAGCAGGTGAAGCCGCGCTTCGTGCTCTCCGTGCAGGGGCCCGACGGGCAGGAGCTGTACCGCTCCGAGCCGGAGCTGCACGAGGCCATGTCGCCCCAGACGGCCTTCATCATGACCTCCATGCTGCGCGAGGTGGTGCGCGCGGGCACGGCCGGCAAGGCCATGGCCATCGGCAAGCCCATTGCGGGTAAGACCGGCACCACCAACGACGAGCAGGACGTCTGGTTCATCGGCTTCACCCCGTATCTGCTCTCCGGCGTGTACCTGGGCTTCGACCAGCCTCAGTCCATGGGCAAGGGCGAGGCGGGCGGCTCGGCGGCCCTGCCCGCCTTCGTGGACTACCGCATGGCCGTGGAGCCGTACTACCCCACGGTGGACTTCGCGGCGCCGCCGGGAATCGTCTGGGCCAGCGTGGACGGCGTCTCCATGCCGTTCAAGGAAGGGCAGGACAAATCAGCCTTCGCGGGCATCATCGGCGGGGAGGGCAACGTGAACTTCTCCGACCCCAACGCGCCGTTGGCCACCGGCGAGCAGCTCCTCAAACAGATGTACTAG
- a CDS encoding YkgJ family cysteine cluster protein, producing MTSSPDTYVCAQCASLGPTCCRLEPGQEDLCFPVSELERQRIVDAAPQMGGLTGAPNTAPFLAHMMRLFPRDRAHMASLFPSHGGHLRLATRPDGGCSFLAAEGCILPREVRPYYCRLFPFWVSAGAVAAFDASGCLACKRSKGVRELLAQLGMSHAMVLDLHGRMRLAWGMTPFEDGELLARLKDRVGKNA from the coding sequence GTGACATCCTCCCCCGATACATACGTCTGCGCGCAATGCGCCAGCCTCGGACCCACCTGCTGCAGGCTCGAACCCGGCCAGGAGGATCTGTGCTTCCCCGTCTCCGAGCTTGAGCGCCAGCGCATCGTGGACGCCGCCCCCCAGATGGGGGGGCTCACCGGAGCGCCCAACACGGCGCCCTTCCTGGCGCACATGATGCGGCTCTTTCCACGGGACAGGGCCCATATGGCCTCCCTGTTTCCATCGCACGGGGGGCACCTGCGCCTGGCCACCAGGCCCGACGGCGGCTGCTCCTTCCTTGCGGCTGAGGGCTGCATCCTGCCGCGGGAGGTGCGTCCTTATTATTGCCGTCTGTTCCCGTTTTGGGTATCGGCAGGGGCCGTCGCCGCCTTCGACGCCTCGGGCTGCCTGGCCTGCAAGCGCAGCAAGGGCGTGCGAGAGCTCCTGGCCCAACTGGGCATGAGCCATGCCATGGTCCTTGACTTGCATGGGCGGATGCGCCTGGCCTGGGGAATGACCCCCTTCGAAGACGGCGAACTGCTCGCAAGGCTGAAGGATAGAGTGGGGAAAAATGCGTAA
- a CDS encoding iron-sulfur cluster assembly scaffold protein yields the protein MDTVHGNSCSSELRLLDNYNCEGVHGCTTCKKSIRMQLLIVDEIIVDAGGQVDGCRYSRACLTTLVKMVKGKSIYDAYPITNEELCSNLEKVNPKYDCDTFVVGALKIALRDWEKKQAA from the coding sequence ATGGACACTGTCCACGGGAACTCCTGTTCCAGCGAACTTCGTTTGCTCGATAACTACAATTGCGAAGGCGTACACGGCTGCACGACTTGCAAGAAGTCCATCCGCATGCAGCTTCTGATCGTCGATGAAATCATTGTCGACGCCGGCGGCCAGGTCGACGGCTGCCGCTACAGCCGCGCCTGCCTGACCACCCTGGTCAAGATGGTCAAGGGCAAGTCGATCTACGACGCCTACCCCATCACCAACGAGGAACTTTGCAGCAACCTTGAAAAGGTCAACCCCAAGTACGACTGCGACACCTTTGTGGTTGGCGCTCTCAAGATCGCCCTGCGCGACTGGGAAAAGAAACAGGCCGCGTAA
- the glnD gene encoding [protein-PII] uridylyltransferase, translated as MAISTPSAFDTLKRDRQDILAQPDATLSRRLSEAFDAYFRARVGEVPPQRTPYAVMAVGGYGRSELCPRSDIDVLILYKKSVPGEAKELSQGVFFPLWDLGLELGHGVRSISDCIDLSRKDWQVFASLLDVRLLAGDAGVFEEFVARRDKKLLPGAGRNFKLWLERQNASRSSTYGDASGMLEPNLKEGMGGLRDVHQVRWLDFLSRREGEGLPQDDLDVLNAHMRFLLTVRNHLHLLESHKTDRLGLDAQRELAGRLGFEASGEILAVEAFMAELHRVMAEIRTLHRASWPLLAMEPGRKRAAQVSLGGCAVLGQEGLGFDLPPGRHVSPEQIVELFGYALRHGKAMSLAARRAIEAGLPDLASFAATAEGAAHARDLLTRAMLHPGSEAALTDMVETGVLGALLPEFARVRDMVQYDVFHIHPVGRHTLETIFEIKRLADPDSPYHAHYAALPHPERLYWGALCHDIGKGLGGAHSEKGADIVRELLDRLGMGDEALSDVCFLVLRHLMLADTAFRRDISDRDILAECAQRTGTVQRLDMLLLLTVADSRATGPSAWNDWKASLLGELYGKVRAVLTGGKLFDPSDAQHMMVLRDHLHDKARGLFNSERLEACLDAMPPRYLLSRKPENILGDLALVSQLEADLEEDFRQRPSSVAGRGVAAVETIPYPGGDGWKVTLAARHQPSLFATVAGVLALHDVNIRSAEFFLWSDSTELHAYQTSNPPDTLYPDELWARVRRAVRYALTGKLSLDYRIQQKRASPLTPRQPDMGITPGVVVDNEGSDYFTIIQVRAGDRIGLLYDIAVVLDSLGLDVRMAKIDTQGLDVFDVFFVRGEKGRKVTEGSRLEEIRLALLAAVA; from the coding sequence ATGGCAATAAGCACACCCAGCGCCTTCGACACGCTCAAGCGCGACCGCCAGGACATCCTGGCCCAGCCCGACGCCACCCTCAGCCGCAGGCTCAGCGAAGCCTTCGACGCCTATTTCAGGGCCCGCGTGGGGGAGGTCCCCCCCCAGCGCACACCTTACGCGGTCATGGCCGTGGGCGGGTACGGGCGCTCGGAGCTTTGCCCCCGCTCGGACATCGACGTGCTCATCCTCTATAAGAAGTCCGTCCCCGGCGAGGCCAAGGAGCTCTCCCAGGGTGTCTTCTTTCCCCTGTGGGACCTGGGGCTGGAGCTTGGCCACGGGGTGCGCTCCATATCGGACTGCATCGACCTCTCCCGCAAGGACTGGCAGGTCTTCGCATCCCTTTTGGATGTGCGCCTCCTGGCCGGTGACGCTGGCGTGTTCGAGGAGTTCGTGGCCCGGCGCGACAAGAAGCTGCTCCCCGGTGCGGGCAGGAATTTCAAGCTGTGGCTTGAAAGGCAGAACGCAAGCCGGTCATCCACCTACGGCGACGCCTCCGGCATGCTGGAGCCGAACCTGAAGGAGGGCATGGGCGGCCTGCGCGACGTGCATCAGGTGCGCTGGCTGGACTTTCTCTCCCGGCGCGAGGGCGAAGGCCTGCCCCAGGACGACCTGGACGTGCTGAACGCCCATATGCGTTTCCTGCTCACGGTGCGCAACCACCTGCACCTGCTCGAGAGCCACAAGACCGACCGCCTGGGCCTGGACGCCCAGCGCGAGCTGGCGGGGCGTCTCGGCTTCGAGGCCTCCGGCGAGATCCTGGCCGTGGAGGCCTTCATGGCCGAGCTGCACAGGGTCATGGCCGAGATTCGCACCCTGCACCGGGCCTCCTGGCCGCTCCTGGCCATGGAGCCCGGCCGCAAACGCGCGGCCCAGGTGTCCCTGGGCGGCTGCGCCGTGCTGGGCCAGGAGGGCCTGGGCTTCGACCTCCCCCCGGGCAGACATGTGAGCCCCGAGCAGATCGTGGAGCTCTTCGGCTACGCCCTGAGGCACGGCAAGGCCATGTCCCTGGCGGCGAGGCGGGCCATCGAGGCCGGGCTGCCCGACCTCGCCAGCTTCGCGGCCACGGCCGAGGGCGCGGCCCACGCCCGCGACCTGCTGACCCGGGCCATGCTCCATCCCGGCAGCGAGGCCGCCCTGACCGACATGGTGGAGACGGGCGTGCTCGGGGCGCTGCTGCCCGAGTTCGCCCGCGTGCGCGACATGGTGCAGTACGACGTGTTCCACATCCATCCAGTGGGGCGCCACACCCTGGAGACCATCTTCGAGATCAAGCGCCTGGCCGACCCCGACAGCCCCTACCACGCCCACTACGCGGCCCTGCCGCACCCCGAGCGGCTCTACTGGGGTGCGCTCTGCCACGACATAGGCAAGGGCCTGGGCGGGGCCCACTCCGAGAAGGGCGCGGACATCGTGCGCGAGCTGCTCGACCGGCTGGGCATGGGGGACGAGGCCCTCTCGGATGTATGCTTCCTGGTGCTCAGGCACCTGATGCTCGCCGACACGGCCTTCCGGCGCGACATCTCGGACCGCGACATCCTGGCCGAGTGCGCCCAGCGCACGGGCACGGTGCAACGTCTGGACATGCTCCTGCTGCTCACCGTGGCCGACTCCCGGGCCACCGGCCCCTCGGCCTGGAACGACTGGAAGGCCAGCCTGCTGGGCGAGCTGTACGGCAAGGTGCGAGCGGTGCTCACGGGCGGGAAGCTCTTCGATCCGTCCGACGCCCAGCACATGATGGTCCTGCGCGACCACCTGCACGACAAGGCCCGGGGCCTCTTCAATTCAGAGCGCCTGGAGGCCTGCCTGGACGCCATGCCCCCGCGCTACCTGCTCAGCCGCAAGCCGGAGAACATACTGGGCGACCTGGCCCTGGTGTCCCAGCTCGAAGCCGACCTGGAGGAGGATTTCAGGCAGCGGCCCTCCAGCGTGGCCGGGCGCGGCGTGGCCGCGGTGGAGACGATACCCTATCCCGGCGGCGACGGCTGGAAAGTGACCCTGGCCGCACGGCACCAACCCTCGCTCTTCGCCACGGTGGCGGGCGTGCTGGCCCTGCACGACGTGAACATCCGCTCCGCCGAGTTCTTCCTCTGGAGCGACTCCACGGAGCTGCACGCCTACCAGACCTCCAATCCGCCGGACACGCTCTATCCCGACGAACTCTGGGCCAGGGTGCGCCGGGCGGTCCGCTACGCACTCACGGGCAAGCTCTCGCTTGATTACCGCATCCAACAGAAGCGGGCCTCGCCCCTGACCCCCCGCCAGCCGGATATGGGCATCACCCCCGGTGTGGTGGTGGACAACGAAGGCTCGGACTACTTCACCATCATCCAGGTGCGCGCGGGAGACCGCATCGGCCTGCTCTACGACATCGCCGTGGTTCTGGATTCGCTCGGCCTGGACGTGCGCATGGCCAAGATCGACACCCAGGGCCTGGACGTGTTCGACGTGTTCTTCGTGCGCGGGGAGAAGGGCCGCAAGGTCACGGAAGGGTCCCGGCTGGAGGAGATCCGGCTGGCGCTATTAGCAGCGGTCGCGTAA
- a CDS encoding P-II family nitrogen regulator — translation MRKIEIITRPYKLEDIKKALTDAGVKGMTVSEVKGFGRQRGHKEIYRGAEYQVDFVPKIKIELVIDQAIVPAVLKAVEGAARTGEVGDGKIFISPVEEVVRIRTGETGKDAI, via the coding sequence ATGCGCAAGATCGAAATCATCACCCGGCCCTACAAGCTGGAAGACATCAAGAAGGCACTCACCGACGCGGGCGTGAAAGGCATGACCGTCTCCGAGGTCAAGGGCTTCGGCCGCCAGCGCGGGCACAAGGAAATCTACCGCGGCGCCGAGTACCAGGTGGACTTCGTACCCAAGATCAAGATAGAGTTGGTCATCGACCAGGCCATCGTCCCCGCGGTGCTCAAGGCCGTGGAAGGCGCCGCCCGCACGGGCGAGGTGGGAGACGGCAAGATCTTCATCAGCCCCGTTGAAGAAGTTGTGCGCATCCGCACCGGCGAAACGGGCAAAGACGCCATCTAA
- a CDS encoding ammonium transporter, which translates to MNAADTAFILVSAALVLLMTPGLGLFYGGMVRSKNVLATLMHSYVLIGLISIEWAIIGYSMAFGSDIGGLVGGLDYLNLAGMDKPNELAKTVPHLAFMAFQMMFAVITPALISGAFAERIKFSAFLIFSIIWAICIYNPLAHWVWGGGWLAGLGALDFAGGAVVHMSSGASALAFVLFLGKRKNYGREPFIPHNLPMTILGAGILWFGWFGFNAGSALSAGDLASSAFVTTHLAASAASLSWILAEWVHRGKPTTLGLASGAVAGLVAITPAAGFVTPMASIIIGLVGGVVCYLGVNLKHMFKYDDALDVVGVHGLGGTWGALATGLFATKAVNDAGNDGLLYGNAELLWSQFVSVVATWGFCFLGTLVILFVVNMIVKVRVDEQDEDKGLDVSQHGETGYQN; encoded by the coding sequence ATGAACGCGGCGGACACTGCATTTATCCTCGTATCGGCAGCCCTGGTGTTGCTCATGACCCCGGGCCTTGGTCTGTTCTACGGCGGCATGGTCCGCTCCAAAAACGTTCTGGCCACCCTGATGCACAGCTACGTGCTCATCGGCCTGATCTCCATCGAATGGGCCATCATCGGTTACTCGATGGCCTTCGGCTCCGACATCGGCGGCCTGGTGGGCGGCCTGGACTACCTCAACCTGGCGGGCATGGATAAGCCCAACGAACTCGCCAAGACCGTACCTCATCTGGCCTTCATGGCGTTCCAGATGATGTTCGCGGTCATCACCCCGGCGCTCATCTCCGGCGCGTTCGCCGAACGCATCAAGTTCAGCGCCTTCCTGATCTTCAGCATCATCTGGGCGATCTGCATCTACAACCCCCTGGCCCACTGGGTCTGGGGCGGCGGTTGGCTGGCCGGCCTGGGCGCGCTCGACTTCGCCGGCGGCGCGGTCGTGCACATGAGCTCCGGCGCTTCCGCCCTGGCCTTCGTGCTCTTCCTCGGCAAGCGTAAGAACTACGGCCGTGAGCCCTTCATCCCCCACAACCTGCCCATGACCATCCTCGGCGCCGGCATCCTGTGGTTCGGCTGGTTCGGCTTCAACGCGGGCAGCGCCCTCTCCGCCGGCGACCTGGCCTCCTCGGCCTTCGTCACCACGCACCTGGCCGCCTCCGCCGCCTCCCTCTCCTGGATCCTGGCCGAGTGGGTGCATCGCGGCAAGCCCACCACCCTGGGCCTGGCCTCCGGCGCCGTGGCCGGCCTGGTCGCCATCACCCCGGCCGCCGGCTTCGTCACCCCCATGGCTTCCATCATCATCGGCCTGGTGGGCGGCGTGGTCTGCTACCTGGGCGTGAACCTCAAGCACATGTTCAAGTACGACGACGCCCTGGACGTGGTGGGCGTGCACGGCCTGGGCGGCACCTGGGGCGCGCTGGCCACCGGCCTGTTCGCCACCAAGGCCGTGAACGACGCCGGCAACGACGGCCTGCTCTACGGCAACGCCGAGCTGCTCTGGAGCCAGTTCGTCTCCGTGGTCGCCACCTGGGGCTTCTGCTTCCTCGGCACCCTGGTCATCCTGTTCGTGGTCAACATGATCGTGAAGGTGCGCGTCGACGAGCAGGACGAGGACAAGGGCCTGGACGTGAGCCAGCACGGCGAAACCGGCTATCAGAACTAA
- a CDS encoding response regulator, whose protein sequence is MNQAEPGTGTQAPPGKTILTVDDDIAVRSTLVAWIEDAGYTAVEAGSGIEGLVALTSSKPDLVLLDLRMPVMDGLAFLEEKRRLGNDTPVIVISGRADIQDAIHAFRLGAWDYIIKPIESFELLAHAVSVVLERRDLTMQVRRAEARYSNLVHNIPLMIFSLDDRLDVQFVNSACTGMLGFTPEEARSQAGWFLERIHPEDRERVRGSLEQRLRDSSYAFSKTCRMLRKSGRVVHGIIKSIPSPACGTTCERPQVEGVVLDITDRLMLEKYLVQKEKVKTLGAISAEVAHEIRNPLVSIAGYARRLVKNLPDSAEAQVILDEAQRLERILDRIRDYLSPVTLHREACDLGAIAGKCLELLSPELEANGVAPRFLKDIASATVEEDAELLTQVVINLIRSTLANLPPKGGMWLRTFESERFLHLEVCGGQTAPVPDVDKVFLPFDEGGETIGLPFCHRLLRTMGGSLTFEQKDNVACFVMSVQRAQRGHPERSNPPG, encoded by the coding sequence ATGAATCAGGCTGAGCCCGGCACGGGCACCCAAGCGCCTCCTGGGAAGACCATCCTCACCGTGGACGACGACATCGCCGTTCGCAGCACCCTTGTGGCCTGGATAGAGGACGCGGGATACACGGCCGTGGAAGCGGGCAGCGGCATCGAGGGCCTGGTGGCGCTCACCTCCTCCAAGCCCGATCTCGTTCTGCTCGACCTGCGCATGCCCGTGATGGACGGCTTGGCCTTCCTTGAGGAGAAGCGCCGCCTCGGCAACGACACCCCGGTGATCGTGATCTCCGGCCGGGCCGACATCCAGGACGCCATCCACGCCTTCCGCCTCGGCGCCTGGGACTACATCATCAAGCCCATCGAGAGTTTCGAACTGCTGGCACACGCCGTGTCCGTCGTGCTGGAGCGACGGGACCTGACCATGCAGGTGCGCAGGGCCGAGGCCCGCTACTCCAACCTGGTGCACAACATCCCGCTGATGATCTTCAGCCTGGACGACCGGCTCGACGTGCAGTTCGTGAACAGCGCCTGCACGGGCATGCTGGGCTTCACCCCCGAGGAGGCCCGCAGCCAGGCGGGATGGTTCCTGGAGCGCATCCACCCTGAAGACCGCGAGCGCGTGCGGGGCAGCCTGGAGCAACGCCTGCGGGACAGCTCCTACGCCTTTTCCAAGACCTGCCGGATGCTGCGCAAGTCAGGCCGGGTGGTGCACGGCATCATCAAGAGCATCCCGTCTCCGGCCTGCGGCACGACGTGCGAACGCCCACAGGTGGAGGGCGTCGTGCTCGACATCACCGACCGGCTGATGCTGGAGAAATACCTGGTGCAGAAGGAGAAGGTGAAGACGCTGGGAGCAATCTCCGCCGAGGTGGCCCACGAGATACGCAACCCGCTGGTCTCCATCGCCGGGTATGCGCGCAGGTTGGTCAAGAACCTGCCCGATTCGGCCGAGGCCCAGGTGATCCTGGACGAGGCCCAGCGCCTGGAGCGCATCCTGGACCGCATCCGGGACTATCTGAGCCCGGTGACGCTTCACCGCGAAGCCTGCGACCTGGGGGCCATCGCGGGAAAATGCCTGGAGCTGCTCTCCCCCGAGCTGGAGGCCAACGGCGTCGCGCCCAGATTCCTCAAGGACATCGCCTCGGCCACCGTGGAGGAGGACGCGGAGCTGCTCACCCAGGTGGTCATCAACCTGATCCGCTCAACCCTGGCCAACCTGCCCCCCAAGGGCGGCATGTGGCTGCGCACCTTCGAGAGCGAACGTTTCCTGCACCTGGAGGTCTGCGGCGGGCAGACCGCCCCCGTGCCCGACGTGGACAAGGTCTTCCTGCCCTTCGACGAGGGCGGCGAAACCATCGGGCTGCCCTTCTGCCACAGGCTGCTGCGCACCATGGGCGGGTCGCTGACCTTCGAACAGAAGGACAACGTGGCCTGTTTCGTCATGAGCGTGCAGCGCGCCCAAAGGGGCCACCCGGAACGCTCCAATCCGCCGGGTTGA
- a CDS encoding tetratricopeptide repeat protein, giving the protein MTTRSSIGSSERPRDMFSSILRPLAQAQTEGCGCGGGCRAKAMTRLNREGMEACQAGDFAGADRMLTQAIGMARKAGVAMYEAKMRNNLGLVHLLASRPDEARREFGAALDLVAGKLGRENQLYKKIEGNMSRTQAA; this is encoded by the coding sequence ATGACCACCAGATCATCCATCGGCTCTTCGGAGCGTCCTCGGGATATGTTCTCAAGCATCCTCAGGCCCCTGGCCCAGGCCCAGACAGAGGGCTGCGGCTGCGGCGGCGGGTGCCGGGCCAAGGCCATGACCCGCCTGAACCGCGAGGGCATGGAGGCCTGCCAGGCGGGAGACTTCGCCGGTGCGGACCGGATGCTCACCCAGGCGATAGGCATGGCCCGCAAGGCCGGGGTGGCCATGTACGAGGCCAAGATGCGCAATAACCTGGGCCTGGTTCATCTGCTGGCCAGCCGCCCTGACGAGGCCCGGCGAGAGTTCGGCGCGGCGCTTGATCTGGTGGCGGGCAAGCTCGGGCGCGAGAACCAGCTCTACAAGAAGATCGAAGGCAACATGAGCCGCACCCAGGCCGCCTGA
- a CDS encoding FkbM family methyltransferase, with protein sequence MTWPLFPVEDPFPALAALAGSARPLVVDGGANKGRTVARLLELLPQSTVVAYEPLPRLARKLAKRFQGDSRVRLREAALGSAPARLVINELESATCSSLLEPDAILQKHPDKPMNVARRIEVDVVRLDQDLREAPQLIKLDLQGYELEALRGAEGLLGGVRGVLCEVSFAGMYKGQPLGGELLAWMESRGFRVRGLYRPWFDEDENLTAADALFERR encoded by the coding sequence ATGACCTGGCCCCTGTTTCCCGTCGAGGACCCCTTCCCCGCCCTTGCCGCCCTGGCCGGCTCCGCCCGCCCCCTGGTGGTTGACGGCGGCGCCAACAAGGGCCGCACCGTGGCCCGCTTGCTGGAGTTGCTCCCGCAAAGCACCGTGGTGGCCTACGAGCCGTTGCCCCGCCTGGCGCGCAAGCTGGCCAAGCGCTTCCAGGGCGACAGCCGCGTGCGCCTGCGCGAGGCCGCATTGGGCTCCGCGCCCGCCCGTCTGGTCATCAACGAGCTGGAAAGCGCCACATGTTCATCCCTGCTTGAACCGGACGCCATCCTGCAAAAGCATCCCGACAAGCCCATGAACGTTGCCCGGCGGATCGAGGTGGACGTGGTGCGCCTGGATCAGGACCTGCGCGAGGCGCCGCAGCTCATCAAGCTTGACCTGCAGGGTTACGAACTGGAGGCCCTGCGCGGCGCGGAAGGCCTGCTGGGGGGGGTGCGTGGGGTGCTGTGCGAGGTGTCCTTCGCGGGGATGTACAAAGGCCAGCCCCTGGGGGGCGAGCTCCTCGCCTGGATGGAATCCCGGGGGTTCAGGGTGCGGGGGCTCTACCGCCCCTGGTTCGACGAGGATGAGAACCTGACCGCGGCAGACGCCCTGTTCGAGCGGCGCTGA
- a CDS encoding DMT family transporter translates to MRNAFILVAFVAGALVPIQAGLNIQLRKVLGDPVQASFISFLVGTLALGVYSLAARHTWPSLTEMASTPLWLWTGGLMGAAFVTATILVGPKLGAASMTAFMLMGQLVASVVLDHYALVGYPEHPVSWARMAGVALLALGAWMIKAF, encoded by the coding sequence ATGCGAAACGCCTTCATCCTCGTGGCCTTCGTGGCCGGGGCCCTGGTTCCCATCCAGGCCGGGCTCAACATCCAGCTTCGCAAGGTCCTGGGCGACCCTGTCCAGGCTTCCTTCATCTCCTTCCTGGTGGGCACGCTGGCGCTTGGCGTCTACAGCCTGGCGGCCAGGCACACCTGGCCCTCGCTTACGGAGATGGCTTCCACGCCGCTGTGGCTCTGGACGGGCGGGCTGATGGGCGCGGCGTTCGTCACGGCCACCATCCTGGTCGGCCCCAAGCTGGGGGCCGCCTCCATGACGGCCTTCATGCTCATGGGCCAGCTGGTGGCCTCCGTGGTGCTGGACCACTACGCCCTGGTGGGCTACCCGGAGCACCCCGTGAGCTGGGCGCGCATGGCGGGCGTGGCATTGCTGGCCCTGGGGGCCTGGATGATCAAAGCGTTCTGA